Proteins encoded within one genomic window of Methanosarcina barkeri str. Wiesmoor:
- a CDS encoding MarR family winged helix-turn-helix transcriptional regulator, which translates to MKEEKIKETVKIQFEIINLFQKNFAKIFHKPGDNPYNLNKNQNRAIMIIGSIDNIMPTTLGKCLDLQKGSLTSMIDALEREGLVCRKKDPQDRRKTLISLTEKGKAYREWFIGRLEENVSEILRRLGEEDILAYKESLQIILTTLKKIDNTT; encoded by the coding sequence ATGAAGGAAGAAAAGATAAAAGAAACAGTAAAAATCCAGTTTGAGATAATTAATCTGTTTCAAAAAAATTTTGCTAAAATATTTCACAAACCAGGGGACAATCCGTATAACCTCAATAAAAATCAGAATCGAGCGATTATGATTATTGGGTCAATAGACAATATTATGCCCACAACCCTGGGAAAATGCCTTGATCTTCAGAAGGGAAGTTTAACAAGCATGATCGATGCTCTGGAAAGAGAAGGACTTGTCTGCAGGAAAAAAGACCCCCAGGACCGTAGAAAAACCCTTATTTCTCTCACCGAAAAAGGGAAAGCTTACAGGGAATGGTTTATAGGAAGACTTGAAGAAAATGTCTCCGAGATTCTCAGAAGGCTGGGTGAAGAGGATATCCTTGCATACAAGGAGAGCCTGCAAATAATACTTACAACACTGAAGAAGATTGATAATACTACCTGA
- a CDS encoding MATE family efflux transporter, producing the protein MNTGPLIGSEEADEYSWDERGEKEEVLQKSTEGVSILLGDPRKAVVKLSIPIIVAMSVQTIYSFTDTFWVSGLGADALAAVGFAFPFYVIQMALTGGLGVGGGAAISRRIGARDKAGADNVAVHAFVIMLILTVALTALGLAFIKELFMYSGAGKTTELGVQYARVIFAGSFIFFFTNIANSILRSEGDSKRAMRSMVLGSGLNIVLDPIFIYILGLGIAGAALATVISFASSGLLMFYWFFIKKDTYVSFRFRSFKFDKSIIRDIFRVGIPSSIEQFALALTALIMNFVIATVGSTDGVAVYATAWRVTSIAVAPIIGISIAVVSISGAAFGEKNFKKAQNTLIYAIEVGFFVETIIAAVVYLFAQDIAAVFTHTENAAHIAPELTRLLKIMTIFYPVITFGMLSGSLFQGAGKGTNALAATLLRSLVMTLLFSLLFAFGFDWGLLGVWWGLVVGTVIGSVIAFLWVQVYLKCMIKEEAVERKC; encoded by the coding sequence ATGAACACTGGACCATTAATCGGAAGCGAGGAGGCTGACGAATACTCATGGGACGAGAGGGGAGAAAAAGAAGAAGTCCTTCAAAAAAGTACAGAAGGAGTGAGTATTCTCCTCGGTGATCCCAGAAAAGCCGTTGTCAAGCTCTCAATTCCCATAATAGTTGCCATGTCTGTTCAGACGATATACAGCTTTACTGATACCTTCTGGGTTTCCGGACTTGGAGCTGATGCCCTGGCTGCTGTTGGATTTGCTTTTCCATTTTATGTAATCCAGATGGCACTTACCGGCGGGTTAGGGGTTGGAGGAGGAGCTGCAATTTCTCGACGCATAGGAGCCAGGGATAAAGCAGGTGCGGATAATGTTGCAGTTCATGCCTTCGTGATAATGCTCATCCTCACAGTTGCTCTTACTGCTCTTGGACTTGCATTTATAAAGGAGCTTTTCATGTACAGCGGAGCCGGAAAAACAACCGAACTCGGAGTCCAGTACGCCAGGGTGATTTTTGCAGGCAGTTTTATTTTTTTCTTTACAAATATTGCGAATTCAATCCTGAGAAGTGAAGGAGATTCAAAAAGAGCTATGAGATCCATGGTTCTTGGCTCAGGCCTTAATATAGTGCTTGACCCCATTTTTATATACATTCTGGGGCTTGGAATTGCAGGGGCAGCCCTGGCTACAGTTATTTCTTTTGCCAGTTCGGGACTGCTGATGTTCTACTGGTTTTTTATTAAAAAAGATACCTATGTTTCTTTCAGGTTTCGTTCTTTCAAATTCGACAAATCAATTATCAGGGATATTTTCCGGGTAGGAATTCCCTCATCTATAGAGCAGTTTGCTCTGGCGCTGACTGCCCTTATAATGAACTTTGTTATCGCAACCGTTGGCAGTACGGACGGAGTTGCAGTTTACGCTACAGCCTGGAGAGTAACAAGTATTGCAGTTGCTCCCATTATAGGAATTTCAATCGCTGTAGTCTCGATCAGTGGGGCCGCTTTTGGAGAAAAAAATTTTAAAAAAGCACAGAATACCCTTATCTATGCAATTGAGGTCGGTTTTTTCGTAGAAACAATAATTGCCGCTGTAGTGTACCTTTTTGCTCAAGATATTGCTGCTGTCTTTACACATACCGAAAATGCAGCCCATATCGCTCCTGAGCTGACAAGACTCCTTAAAATTATGACGATTTTCTATCCAGTCATCACTTTCGGAATGCTCTCAGGTTCTCTCTTCCAGGGTGCAGGAAAAGGCACAAACGCCCTTGCTGCCACTCTTCTGCGGAGCCTTGTTATGACTCTTTTATTTTCCTTACTTTTTGCATTCGGATTCGACTGGGGATTACTTGGAGTATGGTGGGGATTGGTTGTGGGCACTGTAATTGGTTCAGTGATTGCTTTTTTGTGGGTGCAGGTGTATTTGAAGTGTATGATAAAAGAGGAGGCGGTGGAAAGGAAGTGCTGA
- a CDS encoding PKD domain-containing protein, with amino-acid sequence MKMNKHQLMAILLVAILIAFIPLVSAAPAGTSESTVVAAAKSWIGVKSVHGGNSRSGIDCSHLVYQVYKQAGAKDIVFQTVPNMKKNAYYVTTTSPTPGDVIFWKKDITKNNRNYWLVSHVGIYIGNGQFIDTSYDTKTVTTESVSGVYKEGLPYYARWDSGGSDDTGNDDTGNDDTGNDDTGNDDTGNDDTGNDDTSNDVNSPVAAFSMSPTSGKAPLSVVFTDKSTDATSWSWSFGDRSTSAEKNPKHTYSEAGNYNVVLTVKNEKGSNSKTQKVIVQSEPTPEKVFPTANFNTDIVSGSAPLSVQFTDRSQNANEWNWNFGDGATSTEQNPAHTYVSAGTYKVVLTANNENGSSSKSLSINVEKEPEQEKIIPVANFDADTTSGSAPLSVQFTDRSQNANEWNWNFGDGTTSTEQNPAYTYVSAGSYTVVLTVNNENGSRSKSLSITVEEEPDQEEILPVANFDADTTSGYAPLSVQFTDLSQNANEWYWNFGDGETSTEQNPMHTYSSSGNYEVNLTVVNENKTASTISTINVLEESNSSDNNSDTISESDSNSESDSNNESNSNSDSDTISSSDSNNEIDSSSDSDSSSDSDSDSSSGSSSGGHSHKSGSSSGGVGGSPEPAKNVQVKETVQTFIASGNDVNFNFINNATCVESITFRSTKTVGKTTTIVEELKNKSSLVSELPEGIVYKSFNIWVGNGGYGTSKNIESPTVNFKVNTSWVDESNINKSSIILDWYDDEKKEWIELPVSLTGEDDQFLHFTANVPGYSSFAITGTKDEGKTIAAESAQKATNNTTGRNAGSNEGSNAISSTSSNASNIASTVENKIAEESKNIPGFSIISSVVCLFCIFLCRSKKR; translated from the coding sequence ATGAAGATGAATAAACATCAATTAATGGCCATACTCCTTGTAGCTATCTTAATAGCATTTATACCCCTTGTATCAGCTGCTCCTGCAGGAACATCTGAATCTACAGTAGTCGCAGCCGCAAAAAGCTGGATTGGAGTTAAATCCGTACATGGTGGCAACAGCCGATCTGGCATTGATTGCTCTCACTTAGTGTATCAAGTATACAAGCAAGCCGGAGCTAAAGACATTGTATTCCAAACCGTGCCTAATATGAAAAAAAATGCATATTATGTTACTACAACTTCTCCCACGCCTGGAGATGTAATTTTTTGGAAAAAAGACATTACTAAAAATAACAGAAATTACTGGCTTGTCAGTCATGTTGGAATATACATAGGAAATGGACAATTTATAGACACATCTTATGATACAAAAACAGTTACAACAGAAAGTGTTAGTGGCGTGTATAAAGAAGGATTGCCGTACTATGCTAGATGGGACTCTGGTGGAAGCGACGATACAGGTAACGATGACACAGGTAACGATGACACAGGTAACGATGACACAGGTAACGATGACACAGGTAACGATGACACAGGTAACGATGACACAAGTAACGATGTAAACTCACCGGTTGCTGCATTCTCTATGTCGCCTACCTCTGGAAAAGCCCCACTAAGCGTAGTATTTACTGACAAAAGTACAGATGCAACTTCCTGGTCCTGGAGTTTTGGAGACAGAAGTACTTCAGCAGAGAAAAACCCAAAGCATACATACTCTGAAGCTGGAAACTATAACGTTGTCTTGACTGTAAAAAATGAAAAGGGCTCAAACTCAAAGACTCAAAAAGTAATTGTTCAGAGCGAACCAACTCCAGAAAAAGTTTTTCCTACTGCAAATTTTAATACAGACATTGTCAGTGGCTCTGCTCCACTTTCTGTGCAATTTACAGATCGATCGCAGAATGCAAACGAATGGAATTGGAACTTTGGAGACGGAGCTACCTCAACAGAGCAGAATCCAGCGCATACCTATGTTTCAGCTGGAACTTATAAAGTTGTCCTGACCGCAAATAATGAAAATGGCTCGAGTTCTAAATCTCTAAGTATAAATGTAGAAAAAGAACCGGAACAAGAAAAAATCATTCCTGTAGCTAACTTTGATGCAGATACTACGAGTGGCTCTGCTCCACTTTCTGTGCAATTTACAGATCGATCGCAAAATGCAAACGAATGGAACTGGAATTTTGGAGATGGAACTACCTCAACCGAGCAAAACCCAGCTTATACCTATGTATCAGCCGGAAGCTATACTGTTGTCCTGACCGTAAATAATGAAAATGGCTCGAGATCAAAATCTCTAAGTATAACTGTAGAGGAAGAGCCGGATCAAGAAGAAATACTTCCTGTAGCGAACTTTGATGCAGATACCACGAGCGGCTATGCACCTCTCTCTGTGCAATTTACAGATCTATCGCAAAATGCAAACGAATGGTACTGGAACTTTGGAGATGGAGAAACCTCAACCGAGCAAAATCCAATGCACACTTATTCTTCTTCTGGAAACTATGAAGTCAACCTGACAGTAGTTAATGAAAACAAAACAGCCTCAACAATCAGTACAATAAACGTACTGGAAGAAAGCAATTCCAGCGACAATAACAGTGACACTATTAGTGAAAGTGATAGCAACAGCGAAAGCGATAGTAATAACGAAAGCAACAGTAACAGTGACAGCGACACTATTAGCAGCAGTGACAGTAACAACGAAATTGATAGTAGCAGTGATAGCGATAGTAGCAGTGATAGTGACAGCGACAGTAGCAGTGGTAGCAGTAGTGGAGGACACAGCCACAAGAGTGGAAGTAGCAGTGGTGGCGTTGGTGGATCCCCTGAACCAGCGAAGAACGTCCAGGTAAAAGAGACTGTACAGACCTTTATTGCCAGTGGAAATGATGTGAATTTTAATTTTATAAATAATGCAACCTGTGTTGAATCGATAACATTCAGATCAACAAAAACCGTAGGAAAGACCACTACAATAGTAGAGGAACTGAAAAATAAGTCGAGCCTGGTTTCCGAGCTTCCTGAAGGTATCGTCTACAAATCATTCAATATATGGGTTGGAAACGGTGGTTATGGCACCTCAAAGAATATTGAGAGTCCAACTGTCAATTTTAAAGTTAATACTTCATGGGTAGATGAGAGTAACATAAACAAGTCCTCAATTATACTTGACTGGTACGATGATGAGAAAAAAGAATGGATAGAACTGCCAGTAAGTCTAACAGGTGAAGATGATCAGTTCTTGCATTTCACAGCAAACGTACCTGGCTACTCTTCCTTCGCAATAACAGGTACAAAAGACGAAGGCAAAACAATAGCTGCAGAATCTGCTCAAAAAGCCACAAATAATACTACAGGCCGTAACGCAGGCAGTAATGAAGGCAGTAACGCAATTAGTAGTACAAGCAGTAACGCAAGCAATATTGCAAGCACTGTTGAAAATAAGATAGCCGAAGAAAGTAAAAATATTCCTGGATTTAGTATAATCAGCAGCGTTGTATGTCTATTCTGTATTTTTCTGTGTAGAAGTAAGAAAAGATAA